In Deinococcus metallilatus, the sequence CCCGCCGTCACGTACCGGGTGTTCGTGCATTTCGGCCACCACTGCTTCACGGAGAAGAAAAAGCCTGGAGACGACCCCGCGCTCGAATACCGGCACGTCACCAACCGCGACTACCGCAGCTTCGACGCCCTGCGCTACGAGCTGTCGCGGCAACTGCCCGCCCTGGTCCGGGACCTGATGGGCAGGAAATGCTTTCACACCGGACACGGCAACTCCTTCACCATCGAGGTGACGTCGCGGGAGGGTGAGCAGGTGGAGTACGAGGTGTACTTCAAACCCTACAAGGAGCAGGGCAGCAGGCAGCTCAGGCTGATCGTGGAGAGTGCTTTTCCGCGGGACGCCGACAAGCTGGAAAACCGGCCCAAGACGAAGCCGGTCAAGTTCGAGTTCCTGCTCTACAACACCCAGATGAACAGGCCGGTCAAGGTGCAAAGGTAAAAGCGACGGCACACCTGGGGTGTGCCGTCGCTTTTGAAGTTGAACTAGAACTGATCCTCTTGGTTATCCCACTCTCGGGTAGGGACCCTCTCGGGCGGTGCCAGAGCACACGGTCATCCCGTGTTCAGCGCATACCCTGACAGCGCCATCATAGCCAAAACCGGGCACAGGGTCAATGCCCGGCGGGTGTCACCCCCTCGCTGTTCGGGAGAGGGTGTTTTCTCCTGGCTCCCGGAGGCGGAGGAAGTGGTTTCGCATCTCTGCTGTTCGCTGGGGCTCAGCCTGTTCACCTCCTAACGTCACGGGGGAAGCCGCTTAAGCTGGGGCATGGCGAAGTTCATCAAACTGGAGAACGGCAGTTACGTGAAAGCTGCGGCCAGCCACCGGATTCACCTGGAGAAGCACACCGACCCCAAGTTCTGGAAGCTGAACGCCCAGCTTTCCAAACCAGAAGGTGGCGCGGAGTGGGCCTACCTCGCGGGCGAGTTCGGCAGCCTCAAGGAGGCGGAGGAGGCGGTCAGGAAGCTCGGCAAGTAGAGCGTCGGGGCGGAGGCGACAGGCAGGTGCAGGGGTTCCCCCAGCGTTATGGACCCTGGCCCGTGAACCTGGTGCTGGTCGGTGTACAGCTCACTGGCGCCGACATCAGGCCCGGCACGAGAAACCTCCGCGGGGCCACCAGGGGCCACCTCCCGGGTCAGGTCAGCGGAATGGGGGTGCGCAGGCTGGACAGCTCTGGGAGGGTGACAGGTGGCGCTCTCCGCGGCCCGGCTCGTCGTTCCTCCTGGACATACTCCCCTGGCGCCGGGCCGAGTGAGGCGGCCCTATGCCCTATGTCAGCTCAGGGGCCGACGCCGGGGCCCGGAGGTTGGGCTGCCCCCGGCGACCTCCCTTGGCGCGGTACATGCGCTGGTCGCTGAGGCGCAGCAGCTCGCCCGCCGTCACCGCTTCGCGCGGAAAAGCGGCGATGCCCGCGCTGACACCCGACGTTGGAAAACCCTGCTCGCGCACGCGGGCCGCCACCGCTTCGATGTCCTCCAGGATCGCCACGCCCGTGTCCGCCGCGCCTGACAGGATCGCCGCGTACTCGTCGCCCCCGATGCGGTACACCTCGCCGCGGTCCCCAAGCGCCGCCTGCAGGGTCCGCGCGAAGGCGCGCAGCAGGTCGTCGCCGCGCTCGTGGCCCTGGTGGTCGTTCACGGCCTTGAGGCCGTCGAGGTCCATGGACAGCACCAGAACACTGTCACCGTGGGCCGCCTCCCGGAGCGCGCGCTCCAGGTCCTCCTCAAAGGCCCGGCGGTTGGGAAGGTTCGTGAGCACGTCCGTGCGGGCGGCGAGTTCGAGGCGCCGCGCCGTCGATTCGGCCTCCCGCCGCGCCCGCTCGAGGTCGCGCGTCTGTTCCGCCAGCAGGTGCTCGTAGTGCGCGCGCAGCGCCGCCACGTCCTGCCCCGGGCCTTGGAGCGCCGGGAGGTGGAACTGTGCGCCCGCCTCCCGCTGCGCGCGCAGCTCACGCCGCATGTCCTCCTCGTACGTCGCCGCCCCGAACACGCACAGGGCGGCGTCCACCACCCGGGGGTCGAACTGTGTGTCGCGGCCGCGGTGGAGTTCCGCGAGCGCCTGCTCCCGGGTCCACGCCGCCTTGTAGGGCCGCGCGTGCGTGAGGGCATCGAACACGTCCGCGACCGCCACGATGCGCCCCATCAGCGGAATGGCCTCGCCCGCGAGGCCGCGCGGGTACCCGCGCCCGTCCCAGCGCTCGTGGTGCGACCACGCGATGTCCTCGGCCATCTGCAGCAGCGCCGACTCGCCGCTCGCGAGCAGGCGCGCGCCCAGCGCGGCGTGCGCGCGCATCTCGTCGTACTCCCCCGGCGTGAGCGGCCCCGCCTTGAGCAAGATCGCGTCCGGGATCCCGATCTTGCCGACGTCGTGCAGGCGCGCGGCGACCCGCGCCAGTTCCACCTGCGCGGCGGGCAGCCCGAGGTGCGCGGCCAGGCGCGCGGTGCCGTGCCCCACGCGCCAAGTGTGTTCGCCGGTCGCGTCGTCGCGGTACTCGGCGGCGGTCGCCAGCCGCGCGGCCACCTCGAGCTGCGCGCGCTCGAGGGCGGCGGTGCGTTCGAGCACGGTGCGCTCGGCCCCCTCGCGGGCGCGCCGCTCGATCTCGGTGCGCTCGCGCTGCGCCTCCGCCTCCTGGCGGGCGCGCTCGATGTCGAAGCGGGCGGTCAGCTCGCGCGTCTTGCGGTCGCCCTCCTCCGTGAAGAGTTCACGCTCGACGCGGTGGTGCTCCCGGTAGAGGGCGAGGGCCTGCGCCGCGTCGCCCTGACGTTCGAGGACGTCCGCGAGCGCGAGCAGCACCTCGCACTCGCTCTTCTTGCGCTTCACCTCGCGGGCCAGCCTCAGCGCCTCGCCCAGGCGCGCGAGGGCCAGCGGCAGCTCGTCCCGGCGCGCGGCGAGGCGGCCGAGGTGGTGCAGGGCGTCGAGTTGCCCCTCCACGTCCTCGCCCCGGCGGGCCAGCTCCAGGGCCCGCGCGTGAGACGCGACGGCCTCCCCGAGCTCTCCCGCGCGCTCGTGCAGGCGACCCAGCCCGTCGAGGGCGGACACCTCCCCGGGCGCGTACCCGATGGCGCGCGCGCGTTCCCGCGCGCCCAGCAGCTGGGCGCGCGCCTCGTCGTCCTGGCCCGCCTCCTGCCGCGCCGCGCCGATGTTGAGCAGGGCCACGACCTCGACGAGCGTGTCGCCGCCGCTCCTCGCCAGGGCGAGGGCCTGCCCGAAGTGCTCGACCGCCCTGTCCACATCGCCCATGTCGAGGTAGAGCGTGCCCAGGTTGAGGACCGTGCGGTTGAGGGTCCGGGCGTCGTCCCCCCGGCCGCGCAGCAGGGCGTGCGCCTCGGTGAGGGCCCCCAGCGCCTCCGGGTAGCGGCCCAGGCTGACGTACAGGTTCCCGATGTTGCACAGGCAGCTCGACTCTCCGGCGTGGTCCCCCAGCGCGCGGTGCGCGGCCAGCGCCTCCTCGAGGGCCGCGAGGGCCTCGGCATACGCGCCGCGGGTGTGCCGCGCGCCCGACAGCCGGTTGAGCATCCGCGCCTGCACGGCCAGGTGCCCGTGCGCGCGGGCGAGGCCGAGCGCTTCGAGAAACTGCGCCTCGGCGGCGGCGATGTCCCCATAATCCAGCATCAGCTTGCCGTCCGCGCCCAGCGCCTCCATGACGCCCGGCAGGTCGCCTGCCCGCCTGGCGACGTTCCGGGCGCGCCCGAACGCGTCACGGGCTTCATCGCGCATCCCGCGTTCCGCCAGCGCGGCACCCAGGACGAGCAGGGCGCGCACCTCTCCCGCCGGGTACACCGCGCCTCGCGCGGCCGACCGTGCCTCGCGCGCCACTTCGGCCGCGCGAGGCGCGTCCGCGCCGACCAACTGTTCGGCGGCCCCGACGAGCGCGTCCACGACCGTCTGGGCGTCACCTCCCGCTGCGCCGCTCAATTCAAGCCGCGTCGCCCGCCGGTCCCCGCGCACACCGCCGTCCATCTCACCCGCCTGCCGTCCCGACCGCCAGGGCCCTCGTCTCACTCGTTATGGTCGTCATTCTCGTCGCCCAGCCCCAACACGTCGCGCAAAAAAGCCTCGAGGTCGAGCCGACCCTGCACGCCGAGTTTGGTCCTGTACGCGCGGTTGCCGGGCAGGCCGTACACGTTGTGGGCGCGCGCACTCATCTTTTGCGCGAGATCCCCACGCACCTTCTTGTCCGACTCCCCGAGGGCCAGCGCGAGCCCGCCCGCCGCCATGGGGGCCGCCATCGACGTGCCGCTCCACGCCGCGAGCTGCGGCACGCCGTTCGCGTCGCGCGGCGCGGGGCCGAACACGTCCTCGCCGGGCGCGACCACCTCCAGGGCGCTGCCGTAGTTCGAGAAGCTGGACTTGACGTCGCGCGCGTCGACGCTGCCGACGCTGAGCTCGCGCTCGTTGCCCTTGCCGGCCGCGTCGCGCGCGGGATAGGTGATGGGATCCGTGTTCTCGTTCCCGGCGGACGCGACCACGAACACGCCGCTCCTGGTCGCTCGCTCGATGGCGTCCTGCACGATCTGAGAGCGCTCGTCGCTGCCCAGGCTGAGGTTGATCACGCGCGCGCCGTGCTTGACGGCCCAGTCGATGGCCTTGGCCACGCCGAGGATGTCGCCGGAGCCGTCCGGGCCGAGGACGCGCAACGGCAGGATGGTCGCGTTCGGCGCCACCTGCAGCACGATGCCCGCCACGCTCGTGCCGTGCCCGTACCCGCCGATGCCGAGGGCCCCCTCGTCCTGCGGCAGCGCGTCGTTGCCGTAGAAGTCCCACCACTCGCCCTGCGGCGCGAGCGCCCCCTCGAAGGCGGGATGGGTGAGGTCGAGGCCCGTGTCGATGACCGCGACCTTGACGCCCGCGCCGAGATGCGGGGCGAGCCGCTGCGCCTGCTGGAGCCGGACCTGTCCCCAGGTCACGCTGTTCTCGGGCACCGGCGCGTAGCTGCCCCCGGCCCACAGGGTGCGCCGCCCACCCGTCCAGGCCCGGAACTCGCCCCCCGCCCACAGGGTGCGCCGCCCCTGCATGGCGGTCACGCCCCCACCATCGAAGGCGGCCTGGTTGGGTTCGACGACGCGCCGCGACCGCGCCTTCCCCCCGGCACCCTGAGTGACAACGGGGAGTTGCGCGGAATCGACGGCGAGCAGGGCGTAGCCTGCCTGCGCGCTGAACGCGACCACCCTGCCCCCGAACTCGCGCTCAAGGCCCTGGACGCTGTCCGACTTGTCCGCGCTGACCATCAGGGCGTAGGGCGCCCGCGCCGTCGGTACGGCGATGGGCGTGGCCGTCGTCACGGGGGCCGGATCGGGAACGGGCGTCGCGGCCTCGCTGGCAGGTTGCTGCCCGCAGGCGGCGAGCGCCAGGGCCAGGAGGACGGTCCCCGGGAGGCGTGATGTGCGGGTCATGGGCATCTGCGGTGTCCTTTCGGGTTCCGTGTCTGTCGAAAGGCAGGGAACTCTTCACGCCCAACGTAGGAGGAGGACTCTTACACAGCTCTTTTCGTGTCCTCCTGCTCGCCCTGTGAAGACCTGTGGCGCGGGGAGGAGGGACTCCGCCAGCCTCCCCGCGTGACTCGGGGGAAAGGTCTCTCAACGGGGTGAGGAGGACGGCGAATGCCGATGTTCGCCCCCTGGGACGGCACCTCCTCGACCTGGGCTCGCGCAGCGTTCGGGCCCGGGCGGCCACGGATCGAGAACGCCGTCCAGGACCCGTGACGCGGGAAGCCCTGCTCGGTTCGGCCCGACGAGATCACCTGCTCCGCGCGGGGTCCCGACGCCGGGGGCGCCCCCTTCCCTCGGCCTACCCACCGGCCACCACGCTCCCGATGCGGGGAGGGCGTCGCGTCAGCGTCGGGGAGCGTCTCCCGCCGCCGAACCCCGCACAACACCGTCCCCACTTGGGCTCACCGCCGCCCCGCGCGCAGCTTGCGCAGCTCCAGCCCCACCGGGATCAGGCTCAGGACGACGGCCACGCCCACCACCAGCAGGATGTAGCGGTCGAGGTGCGGGATCAGGCCGCCCAGCCAGAAGCCGAGCAGGGGCACGCTGATCGCCCACAGCAGCCCGCCCACGACGTTGTAGGTCAGGAACCGGGCGTAGGGCATCTTGCCGACCCCGGCGAGCGTCGGCGCCACCGTGCGCACCACCGGCACGAAGCGGGCCAGGATCAGCGAGAGGGCCCCGTAGCGCTCGAAGAACGCCTGGGTGCGCTCCACGTACTCGGGGCGAAACAGGCGGCTGTCCGGGCGGCTGAACACCGCCGGGCCGAAGCGGCGCCCGATGAAGTACCCGGTGCTGTCCCCGATGACCGCGCCCAGGGCCACCGCGAGCATCACGCCCGCCAGGTGCAGGCTGCCCTGCTGGGCGAGGATGCCCGCCGTGATCAGCAGGCTGTCGCCCGGCAGGAAAAAGCCGATCAGCAGCCCGCTCTCGGCGAAGACGATGGCGAAGATGCCCAGGTAGGAGACGCTGAGCAGGAGCTGGGGAAGGTCGACCATGCCCCCACCCTAGAGAGCCGAGGTAAAGAACGCGTATACCGAGAGGGGGAGCGGCTCAGGCCACTCCCCCCGGGAAGCCGCCCCTCAGCCCGCCCGCAGCACCTCGGTCACCCGCCGGTTGGAGGCGGCCTGCGCCAGCCGCAGGGCGGCCAGGGTGCTGAGGGCGGCGGCGGCCAGCAGGCCCACCAGGTAGGGCCAGGGCAGCACCATCACCTCGGGCGGCGGGTCGAAGACGCCCTGGAGCAGCTTGATGAGGGTCTGCGCGACCCCCAGGCCGATCACGCCCCCGAGCACCCCGCCGAGGCCCACGACGACCAGCGCCTCACCCGACAGGAAGGCGCCGAGTTGCTTCTGCGTCGCGCCCAGGGCTCCCAGCACGGTGAAGGTGCGGCGGCGCTCGGCCAGCCCCAGGGCCAGCACCAGCCCGGTCGCCCCGGCGAGCAGCAGGGCCGCGAAGGCCAGCTCGATGCGCGACAGGCCCGCGAGGTTCACCGCCGTGAGGCCCGACGCGATCCGGCTGCGCACCGTGGCGAGGTCGGTGACCGTCACGCCGGGGAGATCGCGGGTCGCCCGCCGGGCGGCGTCCACGACCGCCTGCGGGGACCCGCTCACCTTGAGGAGCGCCACCTCGGCCACCGGGTTGCCGGTCGCCTTGGCGAGGTAGCTCGCGTTGGCGACCAGGAAGGAGTCCTTGGGGGCGGTGGGGAACTCGCGCACCACGCCGACGAAGGTGAAGGGGACGATCCCGTACCCGTGGGTGCGGGCGTTCAGCAGCCGCAGGTTCAGCCGGTCGCCGAGCGAGAGCTGGTAGTCGTTGACCGTCTCCTGCGAGACGAACAGGGCGTCCGGGCGGGCCCGGAGCTTCGCCAGCGCCCCCTGCGCCGTCGTCCCCTTGAAATAGGTGTTCGACAGGCGGCTGACCTGGGTGAAGTGCGCGGCGTCGATGCCGTAGATGTCCTGGAGGTCCGCGCCCACGTAGGCGAAGCGGTGGATCAGCGGCTGGGTGCCCACCACGCCCGGCAGGGCCCCCAGGGTGGCCAGCCGTGGCCCGGCGGGGCCGTTCGCGGTGCCCGTGACGGTCACGTCCGCCCCGTTGGTGAGCACGGCGTCCACCCGCGCCTGGTCGTTGTAGGTCGCGTTGAAGATCGAGGTGGAGACCGCGAAGGCGGTGGCGAGGGCGACGAGCGCCGCCCCGCGCGTCAGGAGGGGCCGTTGCCGCCCCAGCGCGGCCGCGACGGTCCCCGCCAGGGTCCCGGCCAGGGGCCGCAGCAGCCGGGTCAGCGCGCCCCGCCGCAGCAGCAGGCCCAGCAGCCGCATCGCCAGCAGGGTGCCGCCCAGCCACAGGGCCAGCGGCGCGACGAAGGCCTCGATCTGGATGCTCGCCTGGGGGACGCCTTCCGGCGCGAGCACGAGCTGGTAGCCCCCGGCGGCGCTGCGCCAGAACATCACCCCGGCCAGGACGAGCAGCAGCAGGTCGAGGGAGAGGCGCTGCCACAGCGGCGTCCCGGCCCGGCCCACGACCTGCCGCTGGGCGGCGACCGTGGACGACCGGATCGCGCCCAGGGTGGGCAGCAGGACGGCCAGCAGCGAGAGGAGCAGCCCCGCCAGGACCGGCAGCGCAAGCAGGGGGACGCCCACGGCCGTGCCCGGCGTGACCAGGGGCGAGAGCAGCACGTAGGCCAGGAGGCCCAGCACGGTGCCGACGCCCGCCACCAGCCCCGCCTCCGCCGCTCCCAGCCGCAGGATGGTGCGGTCACCCGCTCCCCGGACGCGCAGCAGGGCCGCCTCGGTCCGGCGCTGCCCGGCGCTCGCCCCCGCGACGCTCAGGGTCAGCGCCCCGGCGAGCAGGGCCCCCGGCAGCCCCAGGAACAGGAACAGCGCCTGGGCGTAGAGGGCGTCCTCCCGCGCCCCGTCGAGCTTGGCCGCCAGGTTGTTGCCGACCACGGCCCCGCCCGAGAGCCGCGCCTCGACGTTGTTGGCGAGCGTCCCGGCCAGCGCGAAGGCCCGGCCCGGGTTGCTGGGGAGCGGGGTGCCCAGCCGCACGTGGAGCTGCTCGCGTACCGTGTCGGGCCGCGCCAGCTTCTGCGGGGCGAACAGGGCGTCCCACTGGGCGCGGGGAAGCAGCACCACGTTGTCCGGCGGCGCCTGGGGGGCGAGGCCCTTCGGCGCCCCGACCGCCTGGAACAGCGAGTCGGCCTGCGGAAGGTCGACGACCCCGGCGACCCGCAGCCCCACCGGGGCGGCCCCGTAGCGTCCGATGTTCACCGTGTCCCCCACGGCGGCGTGCAGGTTCGCCGCCGTCTGCTGCGACAGCACCACGCCGTCCGGCGACCCGATCAGGGGACGCAGCTCGGCGGGGAAGGCGGCGCGGTAGCCCGGCGGCAGCCCCAGCACCTTGCCCGCCCCGGTGGTCTGGACGGTGCCGCCCGTGTTGGCCGTGAAGCCGGGCACGTCCGCGTACCCGACCGCCGCGAGGGTCCGGACCGGAGTGGCGGCGCGGATGGCGGCCTCGGCCTGGGCGCGGCTGGTGTTCTGCCCCAGCAGCACCTGCCAGTCCACCGGGACCGACCCGATGGCCCGGCGGGTCATGTTGGCCGTGCCCGCCGCGATGAACGACAGCAGGAAGGTCAGGAAGGCGACGGTCAGACCGACTCCCAGCGCGCTGCCCCACAGACGCAGGGGACGGCGTGCCATCAAACCGCGCAACCACAGGCTGGTCATGAGGGTCCCTCCTTGGTGGCCCGGCTCAGGAGCCCGCCGCCCTCCATGCGCCAGAGGGTGTCGAGGCGCCGGGCGACGGCCTCGTCGTGGGTCGCCATCACCAGAGCCGAGCTGGGTTCGAGGGCCGAGAGCAGCACGTCCATCAGGTGCCCGGCGGTGACGGAATCGAGCTGCCCGGTCGGCTCGTCGGCCAGGATCAGCCGGGGCCGGGTGACGAGCGCCCGCGCGACCGCCACCCGCTGCGCCTGCCCGCCGGAGAGTTCCTCGGGAAGCTGTTCGGCGAGCGGCAGCAGTTCCAGGGTATCCAGGGCCCGCCGGGCTTCCCCGGTGGCCGCTTTCGGCGTGGCCCCCGTCAGCAGCAGCGGGAGCGCCACGTTCTCCAGCGCGGTCAGGGGCGGCATCAGGCTCTGGGCCTGGAAGACGAAGGCGACCTTGCCGGGCCGGAGCGTGTTCGCCTCACCCAGCGCGGGCCAGCTCACCGTCCCCGTGGTCGGCGTGTCGAGCCCGCCGAGCAGGTGCAGCAGGGTGCTCTTGCCGCTGCCGGAGGGGCCCAGCAGCGCGATCCGGTCGCCGGGGCGCACCTGGAGCGTCGTCTCCCGCAGGGCGGTGACCTCCTGCCCGCCTACGGTGAAGGTCCGGCCCACCCCGCGCGCCTCGGCCAGCGGGGTGGTCGCCGCGTCCACCTGCCGGGGCGATGCCGCGCCTGAGGAAACGGGCCCGGGGGTCAGCCGTCCCGGTGAGACGTCCACCATCCTGGGTTCAGGCATCCTGCCACCTCCCGTCTTTCAGCCGCAACACGCGCGTCGCCCGGGCGGCCAGCCGGGAGCTGTGGGTGGCGATCACGGCGCAACGTCCGCCGCGCCCCTCCCCCCGCACGAACGCCTCGATCACCCCGATGACCCGCTCCTCGGTCCGCGCGTCCACCTCGGCGGTCGGCTCGTCGGCCAGCAGCGCGGCGGGGCGGTGGGCCAGCGCCGCCGCGAGCGAGGCGCGCGCGATTTCCCCTCCGGAGAGCTGCGCCGGGAAGGCGTGCCGCCGGTGGTCCAACCCGAGCTGCCCCAGCAGGTCCAGCGCGCGGGCCCCGCCCGGCTGACCGAGCAGCCGCCCGGTCAGGGTCACGTTGTCGAGCACGTTCAGGTGCGCGAGCAGGTTCCCGCCCTGCAACATCACGCCCAGGTGCCGGGCCCGCACCCCCGCCCGCTGGGCCTCGGGCCGCCGGGTCAGCCGCTCGCCCGCCACCGTCACCGCGCCGCCGTCCGGGTCGTCCAGGCCCGCCAGGCAAGAGAGCAGGGTGCTCTTGCCGCTGCCGGAGGCGCCCAGCAGGACGACGAGTTCTCCCGGCGCCACGTCCAGGCTGACCCCGCGCAGGGCGCGCACCTCCTCGTCCGCCACGTGGTAGAAGCGGTACAGGTCCACGGCCTCCAGGATGGACATGGCCCTCACCGCCACACGAACGAACGCGCGACCCGGTTCCAGGCGTCCACGTTGTCCGCCCCCCTGGGGGCACTCATCCGCAGCACGACCTCGCGCCCGTTTCTGGTGAGCACGTACAGGTCGTTGTCCAGCACCGCGCGCCGTCCCGTCACCGCGTTCGGGGCGGAGGTGGAGATGAAGCGCGCCAGGACGGCGTTCCCGGCGGGCAACGGCGCCGCCTTGACCAGGGTGACCTTCAGGCTGGGGTCCGTCCGGGCCAGCGCGGCGAGGTCACCCGCCCGGACCGCCGCGACCCCCGGGGTCCCTGCCGCCCTGCGGGCCGTCAGCTCGACGGTGCCGTACTTGGAGGTGAAGCTCACCGTGCCGCCCTGCTCGCGGCGGGCCCAGCCTTCCGGGATTTCCAGGCTGTAGCCTCCCGGCGCGTTCGTGTAACGCACGAAGGCCTGTGAGTCGGGGATGTCGCCGACCGGGTGAGTCTCGGGCGCCACCTGCGTCTGCGCGAGGGCGCCGGAGACCAGGGCGAGAAGGGCGAACGTCGTTGCGGGCCGCACCAGACCTTTGTTCTTGTTCATGCCCCGACCGTAGGCCCGTCCGGTATAAACGCGGTATAGGAACCTCAGCGCGTGAACAGGTCCGTCATGGGCGTCGCCCGCGCGGCCTCGCGCAGCGGGGGCAGCCCCCAGGCGTCCTCCAGGGTCCGCAGCAGGCTGGAGTGGTTGTAGGGCCGGTTCGACCGCACCCCGCGCGGGCCGTCGCTCGTCACCACGATGGTCGCCACGGTGCCCCCGCCCCCCGCCCGGTCCCCGCCGCCACCCTCGTCGAAGGTGATCACCAGGGCGGCGTGGTCCTTCCAGGCACCCGAGGCCATGATCTTCCCGGCCCACTCGCGCACGAAGGCGTCCCCTGCCCGCTCCAGCCGCGAACCACGCCAGCAGGTCAGCGCCCCGTGCAGGTCGTGACACAGGTCCGGCACGATCAGCGCGAAGGTGGGAACGGTCCCGGCGCGCAGGTCGGCGTCCAGCTCCCCCAGGGGGACCACCTTGCGGGCGCGGACTGGGTCGCGGGCGATGTCCGCCGCGAGCATCAGGGGGTTGTGTTTCTTGGCGTACACGCCGGTGGAGGGACCGTCCCAGCCAGGGCCGGGCAGTCCCTGGAAGTAACCCTTCCAGGTCTTCCCCGCGCGCTCCAGTTGCAGGGCGAGGTTGTCTCCGGGGAAACGCTGGCCGGAGTCGTCGCTGCGGCTGCCGAAGGTGCTGCCGAACAGCAGGGCCACGTAGTTGGGCAGGCTGGGGTGGGCGACCCCGGTGTAGTTCGTGGCAAGACCGTACTCCCGCGCGAGCGCGTTCAGCGTCGGCAGGTTGGGGTTGCCCAGCACTCCACCGGCACTGGTGTTCTCCAGCACCAGCACGAACACGTGTGAGAAGGGCGGCAGGGTTCTGGGCTGGGCCACCACGGTCCCCAGCAGGACCGGGGAGAGCCACAGCAAGTGGCGGGCCACCCGCAGGACCGGCCCGGCGAGCGGAACCACGCCGCGTGCCCGGACGCTTCCCGGTGGGGTCAGGAGGTGGGCCCTTCCTCGACCGGACGTGGAGTGTTCTGAAGGCCGGGCCTCTGCGGGGCAAGGGGAATACCTGAGCATGGGGTCTCCTGGGATGGGGCGTCGAGGGCGGCGGGGTTGAGGGCGGGTCAGGCAGGAAAACGCAGGCTGACCTCGAAGGCGCCTTCCTCCCAGCGGGGCAGAAGGTCGGCGTTCCAGCGCCGGGCGAGGGCCGCCACCAGCGGCAGGCCCAACCCGCTTCCGGCGGTCCCCTGGGTACCAGCGCCGCGCTCGAAAGGTTCCAGCAGCCGGGTCCACTGGGCCTGATCCGGCCCGGGACCCACGCTGCGTACCGTGACCTCACGTTCCCGGACCCGCACCAGGACGCCACCCGTGCCGTACTTGAGCGCGTTCTCGATCAGGTTGGCGAGGGCGCGTCCCACCCCCTCCGCCTCGGCCTGCACCCAGCTCTCGTTGAGGTCGAGCTGCACCTGCCTCCCCGCCCGGCGCGCCACCTCGTCGAGCGCGTCCACCACCGCCGCGGCGCTGCCCGCCAGTTCCACCCGTTCCAGACGCACCGGGGCGTCGGTGCGGGCCAGGGCGAGCAGGCTCTCCGAGAGGGTGACCAGCGCGTCCACCCGGCCCTGCATCCCGCTCAGGGCACGCTGGTAGTCGGCGGCCTCACGCGGGCGCTCCAGGGTGAGGTCGAGGCGGCCCTTGAGCACGGTCAGCGGCGTGCGCAGCTCGTGGGCGGCGATGCGGGCGAAGCTCTTCTCGCGCTCGATGGTGCCCTCGAGCTGGTCGAGCATCGCGTTCACGGTGGAAGTCAGCCGGGCCATCTCGTCCTGGCCGGGCGCGGCGGGCACCCGCTCCTGGTAGGTGCCGCGCCGGGCGATGCCCTCGGCGGTGCGGGCCACCGCGTCCACCGGGCGCAGGGCCCGGTCGGCCAGGACGTACCCGGCCCCGCAGGCCACCATGACCATCAGCACGCTGCCGGCGCTGAGGATGCGGGCCAGGGTTTCCAGCAGCTCCACCAGGGTGTTGCTGGGCCGCGAGACCCGCAGGAACAGCCCGCCCTCGACGGGTAGGGTCAGCACCCGGTGTTCTGCCGTCGACACGAAGCCCACGCGCAGGGGAATGGCCTGGTCATGCTCCTCCTGGCCCGCGCGGGCCAGCGTCCTCCCCGTGGGCGAGAGCAGTTCGATGGCCAGGTCGCCGGTCGGTCTCAGCTCCGAGGAGAAGGTCCAGCGCCCGTTCTGGTCCTCGATGCTGCCCTGCGCCACGCTGGCGGTCTCCCGCAAGGTGGTGTCGAGCGACCCCGTTAGGCTGTCCCGGGCCAGGGCGTACACCAGCACGGCCCCGAGCAGGATGGTCACCGCGAAGACCAGCGCGTAGCCCAGCGTGAGCTTGACCCGCAGGCTCCAGTCCCGGGGTCTCCAGCCCATCCGCCGGCCGCCCCCCCCGGTCACATCGCCTCACCCCGGCCCAGCCGGTACCCGGTGCCCCGGATGGTGTCGATCAGGACGTCGGTGGTCTTGCGGCGGATGGTGCTGACGTACACGTCGATCACCTTGGGCTCCACGGCCCCCCCTTCACCCCCCCACAGGCGCTCGATGATCTCGTCGCGGGAAAAGGCCCGGCCCGGGTTCAGGACGAGCAGTTCCAGTAGCGCGAACTCCCGGCGGGTCAGCTCGGCACGGACGCCCGTAGCGTAGAGTTCCCGGCCCCCCAGATCCATCACCCAGCCCCCCGGCAGGGTCACCGTGTTCTGCGCGTTCCCGCTCGC encodes:
- a CDS encoding sensor histidine kinase, producing MGWRPRDWSLRVKLTLGYALVFAVTILLGAVLVYALARDSLTGSLDTTLRETASVAQGSIEDQNGRWTFSSELRPTGDLAIELLSPTGRTLARAGQEEHDQAIPLRVGFVSTAEHRVLTLPVEGGLFLRVSRPSNTLVELLETLARILSAGSVLMVMVACGAGYVLADRALRPVDAVARTAEGIARRGTYQERVPAAPGQDEMARLTSTVNAMLDQLEGTIEREKSFARIAAHELRTPLTVLKGRLDLTLERPREAADYQRALSGMQGRVDALVTLSESLLALARTDAPVRLERVELAGSAAAVVDALDEVARRAGRQVQLDLNESWVQAEAEGVGRALANLIENALKYGTGGVLVRVREREVTVRSVGPGPDQAQWTRLLEPFERGAGTQGTAGSGLGLPLVAALARRWNADLLPRWEEGAFEVSLRFPA